The Acidobacteriota bacterium genome includes a window with the following:
- a CDS encoding YbjQ family protein yields MILVTTDEIPGMEVTQVHGIVKGSSVRARHIGKDILAFLRNMVGGEIQEYTKMLAETREQSLDRMIEQAEAMGANAVICVRFATSQIMQGAAELLAYGTAVTVRPKSS; encoded by the coding sequence ATGATCTTAGTCACTACAGATGAAATACCAGGAATGGAAGTCACTCAGGTTCATGGCATTGTTAAGGGAAGTTCAGTGAGAGCAAGACATATAGGTAAGGATATTCTCGCTTTCCTTAGAAACATGGTGGGCGGCGAAATTCAGGAGTACACGAAGATGCTGGCCGAAACGAGAGAACAATCCCTGGACCGGATGATCGAGCAGGCGGAAGCAATGGGAGCCAATGCGGTCATTTGCGTTCGTTTTGCCACTTCCCAGATCATGCAGGGAGCCGCCGAACTCCTAGCATACGGCACCGCAGTCACGGTCAGACCCAAATCCTCCTAA
- a CDS encoding zf-HC2 domain-containing protein, which translates to MDCVKAEDQLSAYIDGELSDRERMELESHLQTCKNCRKELEEHMKIKKISSSIKFAEPPKEMMDNYWTSISAGISRGTGWTLFLIGTVILIAYAIYQFVIDRSIDAFIKTTVAAVVIGIVMLFVSVLIERLRDLKTDRYRGVEK; encoded by the coding sequence ATGGATTGCGTGAAGGCAGAAGATCAGCTGTCCGCATACATAGACGGCGAACTTTCCGACCGGGAAAGGATGGAGCTTGAAAGCCATCTTCAAACATGCAAGAACTGCCGGAAGGAACTGGAGGAGCATATGAAGATCAAAAAGATTTCGTCGAGCATAAAATTCGCCGAGCCTCCGAAAGAAATGATGGATAACTACTGGACCAGCATATCGGCGGGGATTTCAAGGGGAACGGGCTGGACCCTGTTCCTTATCGGCACGGTTATCCTTATAGCCTACGCAATCTATCAGTTCGTCATCGACAGGAGCATCGATGCCTTCATCAAGACCACCGTGGCTGCCGTTGTCATCGGGATCGTCATGCTCTTCGTTTCCGTACTCATTGAACGGCTGAGAGATCTTAAAACCGATCGTTATCGAGGAGTGGAGAAATGA
- a CDS encoding RNA polymerase sigma factor, which produces MVDDESSIIRKCQKGATEPFKVLVDRYKEKAYFFALSIVGNCEDAHDLSQEAFIKAYRSLKYFKIDYKFSSWFFRILRNLCIDFLRQKKRKKENSTEGYGERPTREIVDMTYSPDSFMQRDELRMLIWEEIQKLREEEREIMICKDIHGMSYEDIAAVMEIPKGTVASTLHKARKKLKERLARHL; this is translated from the coding sequence ATGGTGGATGATGAAAGCTCCATCATCAGGAAGTGCCAGAAAGGTGCCACGGAACCTTTCAAGGTTCTTGTCGATCGATACAAAGAGAAGGCGTACTTCTTTGCCCTCTCCATAGTGGGGAACTGCGAAGATGCCCACGATCTTTCCCAAGAAGCCTTCATCAAGGCTTACCGCTCTTTGAAATATTTCAAGATAGATTACAAATTCAGCAGCTGGTTTTTCAGGATTCTGAGAAACCTCTGTATCGATTTTCTCAGACAGAAGAAGAGGAAGAAAGAGAACTCGACGGAGGGTTATGGAGAGAGGCCGACGCGGGAGATCGTCGATATGACATATAGCCCTGATTCTTTCATGCAACGGGATGAGCTACGAATGTTGATATGGGAAGAGATCCAGAAGCTCAGAGAGGAGGAACGGGAGATCATGATCTGCAAGGACATCCACGGAATGTCTTACGAAGATATAGCCGCAGTAATGGAGATCCCCAAGGGAACTGTGGCCTCCACGCTTCACAAGGCAAGGAAGAAACTGAAGGAAAGACTGGCGAGGCATCTATAA
- a CDS encoding MFS transporter has protein sequence MKNIPGEDDIKNHVPDVKRIEIFSWCLYDFANSSFTTLIVTVAYAVYFKSYVCTPAKGDFFWGLAFSISMLFVALTSPIFGAMADFSAQKKRYLIYYTLAAVICTALLFFVQKGNLLSGIILFIIANIGFEGGYVFYNAFLTEISRNDNIGRISGYGWAAGYAGGLLSLLIASPLIKEGLGEENILNFRLSFPVVALFYFVFSIPIFLWIRERALPFPLPPGENYVTAGFRRLSSTLSHIRKYREAAKFIVASLIYTDGMTTVIVFSSIYAVTTLNYTMREVTLLFIATQFTAFAGAALFGHLQDWIGGKKAINLTLILWCVVCAAAYLATTKLQFFIIAMIAGLGMGSNQSVSRSFMGLFIPKGRDAEFFGFYILSGKFASILGPVLFGYISSATGNQRIAILFVTLFFLLGLIVMAFVSEEKGIHAAKSQ, from the coding sequence ATGAAGAATATCCCCGGGGAGGACGATATAAAGAATCACGTCCCTGATGTTAAGAGGATAGAGATCTTTTCCTGGTGCCTGTATGATTTTGCCAATTCATCCTTCACGACCCTGATCGTCACAGTTGCCTACGCCGTGTACTTTAAATCCTATGTCTGCACTCCCGCGAAAGGGGATTTCTTCTGGGGGCTTGCTTTTTCAATATCGATGCTCTTCGTTGCGCTCACTTCTCCCATCTTCGGCGCCATGGCGGACTTCTCCGCACAGAAGAAGAGATATCTGATCTATTACACTCTGGCCGCTGTCATCTGCACCGCCCTTCTCTTTTTCGTACAGAAGGGAAACCTCCTTTCCGGAATCATCCTATTCATCATCGCCAACATCGGTTTTGAAGGCGGGTATGTCTTTTACAACGCCTTTCTAACCGAGATCTCCAGAAATGATAATATTGGAAGGATCTCCGGCTATGGCTGGGCGGCAGGATATGCAGGTGGGCTTCTCTCGCTTCTCATCGCCTCTCCCCTCATCAAAGAAGGCCTCGGAGAGGAAAACATCCTGAATTTCAGGTTGAGTTTTCCCGTTGTCGCACTCTTCTATTTTGTCTTTTCTATTCCCATCTTTTTATGGATCAGGGAACGCGCCCTTCCCTTCCCTCTTCCACCCGGCGAAAACTACGTCACGGCAGGGTTCAGGAGGCTCTCATCAACACTCAGCCACATTAGAAAATACAGAGAGGCTGCAAAGTTCATCGTCGCGAGTCTCATCTACACGGACGGGATGACGACGGTCATCGTCTTCAGCTCCATCTATGCCGTGACCACACTTAACTATACTATGAGAGAAGTGACCCTTCTTTTCATCGCAACGCAGTTCACCGCTTTTGCAGGAGCTGCTCTCTTCGGACATCTCCAGGACTGGATAGGTGGGAAGAAAGCGATCAATCTGACATTAATCCTCTGGTGCGTCGTATGCGCGGCGGCTTATCTTGCGACGACGAAGCTCCAGTTTTTCATCATAGCGATGATCGCAGGGCTCGGGATGGGGTCCAACCAGTCGGTCAGCCGCAGCTTCATGGGGCTCTTCATACCGAAGGGACGGGACGCTGAATTTTTCGGATTCTACATCCTTTCTGGAAAATTCGCATCCATCCTTGGCCCAGTTCTCTTCGGCTACATCTCATCGGCCACGGGGAATCAGAGAATTGCAATCCTCTTCGTTACGCTCTTCTTCCTGCTGGGACTTATCGTCATGGCTTTCGTCAGCGAGGAGAAAGGCATACATGCCGCCAAAAGCCAATAA